A genome region from Ursus arctos isolate Adak ecotype North America unplaced genomic scaffold, UrsArc2.0 scaffold_18, whole genome shotgun sequence includes the following:
- the KCNT1 gene encoding potassium channel subfamily T member 1 isoform X1 — translation MVQVEFYVNENTFKERLKLFFIKNQRSSLRIRLFNFSLKLLTCLLYIVRVLLDDPALGIGCWGCPKQNYTFNGSSSEINWAPILWVERKMTLWAIQVIVAIISFLETMLLIYLSYKGNIWEQIFRVSFILEMINTLPFIVTIFWAPLRNLFIPVFLNCWLAKHALENMINDFHRAILRTQSAMFNQVLILFCTLLCLVFTGTCGIQHLERAGENLSLLTAFYFCIVTFSTVGYGDVTPKIWPSQLLVVVMICVALVVLPLQFEELVYLWMERQKSGGNYSRHRAQTEKHVILCVSSLKIDLLMDFLNEFYAHPRLQDYYVVILCPTEMDIQVRRVLQIPLWSQRVIYLQGSALKDQDLMRAKMDNGEACFILSSRNEVDRTAADHQTILRAWAVKDFAPNCPLYVQILKPENKFHVKFADHVVCEEECKYAMLALNCICPATSTLITLLVHTSRGQEGQESPEQWQRMYGRCSGNEVYHVRMGDSKFFREYEGKSFTYAAFHAHKKYGVCLIGLKRGDDKSILLNPGPRHSLAASDTCFYINVTKEENSAFIVKQEEKQEKKGFSGQGLYDGSSRLPMHSIVASVGTVAMDLQNTECLPAQSGGGSGGGKLALPTENGSGSRRPSIAPVLELADSSALLPCDLLSDPSEDEMTPSDDEGLSVVEYVKGYPPNSPYIGSSPTLCHLLPVKAPFCCLRLDKGCKHNSYEDAKAYGFKNRLIIVSAETAGNGLYNFIVPLRAYYRPRKELNPIVLLLDNRPDHHFLEAICCFPMVYYMEGSVDNLDSLLQCGIIYADNLVVVDKESTMSAEEDYMADAKTIVNVQTMFRLFPSLSITTELTHPSNMRFMQFRAKDSYSLALSKLEKRERENGSNLAFMFRLPFAAGRVFSISMLDTLLYQSFVKDYMISITRLLLGLDTTPGSGYLCAMKITEEDLWIRTYGRLFQKLCSSSAEIPIGIYRTQCHVFSTSEPHDLRAQVSGPVGLPSSCADGCRVPPELPRPRPGGHGALGNGRVRECVPRMAQPWHSSRRAPGEPGSSGPMCSVHVPLRPPPYWSGPTPCPQPLGVLPRWESHVPTEPRALPSTALSVPALRDGEIEAREGVAFRGKIRTGRAQVGAMGTGPREVEGAALVPPPKANGPGGWRFGAQEEGLGLAPPGPGWRREALRPLGPGVPLPITLPPWPVPDLGERGGLPGHAGNEGALGRTGGHRRRQQQHPRPARGWRGPSRAPAAAAQEPAVGPQAEPQGPQARGEGGGRRVGQPAAAQPVPALRAAGALRAGQEPHEAPGAAHHRLRRDERPAEHVILRPHQPPA, via the exons AT ggtccaGGTGGAGTTCTACGTCAATGAGAACACCTTCAAGGAGCGGCTCAAGCTGTTCttcatcaaaaaccagagatccA GCCTGAGGATCCGGCTGTTCAACTTCTCCCTCAAGCTGCTCACCTGCTTGCTGTACATCGTGCGCGTGCTGCTGGACGACCCGGCCCTGGGGATTGGATG CTGGGGCTGCCCGAAGCAGAATTACACCTTCAACGGCTCCTCGTCCGAGATCAATTG ggcgcCCATCCTTTGGGTGGAAAGAAAGATGACTCTGTGGGCGATCCAG GTCATCGTGGCCATAATAAGCTTCCTGGAGACGATGCTTCTTATTTACCTCAGCTACAAA GGCAACATCTGGGAGCAGATCTTCCGTGTCTCTTTCATCCTGGAGATGATCAACACGCTACCCTTCATCGTCACG ATATTCTGGGCGCCCCTGAGGAACCTGTTCATCCCCGTGTTCCTGAACTGCTGGCTGGCCAAGCACGCCCTGGAAAACATGATC AATGACTTCCACCGTGCCATCCTGCGCACGCAGTCGGCCATGTTCAACCAGGTCCTCATACTCTTCTGCACCCTGCTGTGCCTGGTGTTCACGGG GACCTGTGGCATCCAGCACCTGGAGCGGGCGGGCGAGAACTTGTCCCTGCTCACGGCTTTCTACTTCTGCATCGTCACCTTCTCCACCGTGGGCTACGGCGACGTGACGCCCAAGATCTGGCCGTCCCAGCTGCTGGTGGTCGTCATGATCTGCGTGGCGCTGGTGGTGCTGCCACTGCAG TTCGAGGAGCTGGTCTACCTGTGGATGGAGCGTCAGAAGTCGGGGGGCAACTACAGCCGCCACCGGGCGCAGACGGAGAAGCACGTGATCTTGTGCGTCAGCTCCCTCAAGATCGACCTCCTCATGGACTTCCTGAACGAGTTTTACGCGCACCCCCGGCTCCAG GACTATTACGTGGTCATCCTGTGTCCTACCGAGATGGACATCCAGGTCCGCAGGGTCCTGCAGATCCCCCTGTGGTCCCAGCGGGTCATCTACCTCCAGGGCTCCGCGCTCAAGGACCAGGACCTCATGCGAGCCAA GATGGACAACGGGGAGGCCTGCTTTATCCTCAGCAGCCGCAACGAAGTGGACCGCACGGCGGCG GACCACCAGACCATCCTGCGTGCCTGGGCCGTGAAGGACTTCGCGCCCAACTGCCCCCTCTACGTCCAGATTCTCAAGCCCGAGAACAAGTTCCACGTCAAGTTTGCAG ACCACGTGGTGTGTGAGGAGGAGTGCAAGTACGCCATGCTGGCCCTCAACTGCATCTGTCCCGCCACGTCCACGCTCATCACGCTGCTGGTGCACACGTCCCGTGGCCA GGAAGGCCAGGAGTCCCCGGAGCAGTGGCAGCGCATGTACGGCCGCTGCTCGGGCAACGAGGTGTACCACGTGCGCATGGGGGACAGCAAGTTCTTCCGCGAGTACGAGGGCAAGAGCTTCACCTACGCCGCCTTCCACGCGCACAAAAA GTACGGCGTGTGCCTCATCGGGCTGAAGCGCGGGGACGACAAGAGCATCCTGCTGAACCCGGGGCCCCGGCACAGCCTGGCGGCCTCGGACACCTGCTTCTACATCAACGTCACCAAGGAGGAGAACTCCGCCTTCATCGtcaagcaggaggagaagcaggagaagaaGGGCTTCTCGGGGCAGGGTCTGTACGACGGGTCCTCCCGCCTGCCCATGCACAGCATCGTGGCCTCCGTGG GGACAGTGGCCATGGACCTCCAGAACACAGAGTGCCTGCCGGCACAGAGTGGCGGGGGCAGCGGGGGCGGCAAGCTCGCGCTGCCCACAGAGAACGGCTCGGGCAGCCGGCGGCCCAGCATCGCACCCGTCCTGGAGCTGGCGGACAGCTCAGCCCTGCTGCCCTGCGACCTGCTGAGTGACCCGTCGGAGGACGAGATGACGCCGTCGGACGATGAGGGGCTGTCTGTGGTGGA GTACGTGAAGGGCTACCCGCCCAACTCGCCCTACATCGGCAGCTCCCCCACCCTGTGCCACCTTCTGCCTGTGAAGGCCCCGTTCTGCTGCCTGCGGCTGGACAAG GGCTGCAAGCACAACAGCTACGAAGACGCCAAGGCCTACGGCTTCAAGAACAGACTGATCATCGTCTCGGCGGAGACGGCGGGCAACGGGCTGTACAACTTCATCGTGCCCCTGCGCGCCTACTACCGACCCCGCAAGGAGCTCAACCCCATCGTGCTGCTGCTGGACAACAG GCCGGACCACCACTTCCTGGAGGCCATCTGCTGCTTCCCCATGGTCTACTACATGGAGGGCTCCGTGGACAA CCTGGACAGCTTGCTGCAGTGCGGCATTATCTACGCGGACAACCTGGTCGTGGTGGACAAGGAGAGCACGATGAGTGCGGAGGAGGACTACATGGCAGACGCCAAGACCATCGTCAACGTGCAGACCATGTTCCG GCTCTTCCCCAGCTTGAGCATCACCACGGAGCTCACCCACCCTTCCAACATGCGGTTCATGCAGTTCCGTGCAAAGGACAGCTACTCTCTGGCTCTTTCCAAGCTGGAAAAG AGGGAACGGGAGAACGGCTCCAACCTGGCCTTCATGTTCCGCCTGCCGTTTGCCGCCGGCCGCGTCTTCAGCATCAGCATGTTGGACACGCTGCTCTACCAG TCCTTCGTGAAGGACTACATGATCTCCATCACCAGGCTGCTGCTGGGCCTCGACACCACGCCAGGCTCTGGCTACCTGTGCGCC ATGAAAATCACGGAGGAGGACCTGTGGATTCGCACATACGGCCGGCTCTTCCAGAAGCTCTGCTCCTCCAGCGCCGAGATTCCCATCGGCATCTACAGGACCCAGTGCCACGTCTTCTCGACCTCGGAG CCCCACGACCTCAGAGCCCAGGTGAGTGGCCCTGTGGGCCTCCCATCAAGCTGTGCTGACGGGTGCAGAGTCCCACCTGAActcccccgccccaggcctgGGGGTCACGGGGCCCTGGGCAATGGCAGGGTCAGGGAGTGTGTCCCTAGGATGGCTCAGCCATGGCACAGCTCCAGGAGGGCCCCTGGGGAACCAGGTTCCTCCGGCCCCATGTGCTCTGTGCACGTCCCGCTGCGGCCCCCTCCCTACTGGTCTGGCCCGACCCCATGCCCCCAGCCTCTTGGGGTGCTGCCCAGGTGGGAGTCCCATGTCCCCACTGAGCCACGGGCACTCCCGTCTACCGCACTGTCCGTCCCCGCTCTCCGAGATGGGGAGATTGAGGCTCGCGAAGGGGTGGCCTTCCGTGGCAAAATCAGAACAGGAAGGGCCCAGGTGGGAGCCATGGGAacagggcccagagaggtggaAGGAGCTGCCCTCGTCCCCCCACCAAAGGCCAACGGACCTGGAGGCTGGCGGTTTGGGGCTCAGGAGGAAGGCTTGGGGCTGGCACCCCCCGGCCCcggctggaggagggaggcactcaggcccctgggccctggggtccccCTCCCCATCACCCTCCCGCCTTGGCCAGTCCCAGATCTCGGTGAGCGTGGAGGACTGCCAGGACACGCAGGAAACGAGGGGGCCCTGGGGCGCACGGGCGGGCaccggcggcggcagcagcagcacccACGGCCGGCACGCGGCTGGCGGGGACCCAGCCGAGCACCCGCTGCTGCGGCGCAAGAGCCTGCAGTGGGCCCGCAAGCTGAGCCGCAAGGGCCCCAAGCCCGCGGGGAAGGCGGCGGCCGCCGAGTGGGCCAGCCAGCAGCGGCTCAGCCTGTACCGGCGCTCCGAGCGGCAGGAGCTCTCCGAGCTGGTCAAGAACCGCATGAAGCACCTGGGGCTGCCCACCACCGGCTACG
- the KCNT1 gene encoding potassium channel subfamily T member 1 isoform X2, giving the protein MVQVEFYVNENTFKERLKLFFIKNQRSSLRIRLFNFSLKLLTCLLYIVRVLLDDPALGIGCWGCPKQNYTFNGSSSEINWAPILWVERKMTLWAIQVIVAIISFLETMLLIYLSYKGNIWEQIFRVSFILEMINTLPFIVTIFWAPLRNLFIPVFLNCWLAKHALENMINDFHRAILRTQSAMFNQVLILFCTLLCLVFTGTCGIQHLERAGENLSLLTAFYFCIVTFSTVGYGDVTPKIWPSQLLVVVMICVALVVLPLQFEELVYLWMERQKSGGNYSRHRAQTEKHVILCVSSLKIDLLMDFLNEFYAHPRLQDYYVVILCPTEMDIQVRRVLQIPLWSQRVIYLQGSALKDQDLMRAKMDNGEACFILSSRNEVDRTAADHQTILRAWAVKDFAPNCPLYVQILKPENKFHVKFADHVVCEEECKYAMLALNCICPATSTLITLLVHTSRGQEGQESPEQWQRMYGRCSGNEVYHVRMGDSKFFREYEGKSFTYAAFHAHKKYGVCLIGLKRGDDKSILLNPGPRHSLAASDTCFYINVTKEENSAFIVKQEEKQEKKGFSGQGLYDGSSRLPMHSIVASVGTVAMDLQNTECLPAQSGGGSGGGKLALPTENGSGSRRPSIAPVLELADSSALLPCDLLSDPSEDEMTPSDDEGLSVVEYVKGYPPNSPYIGSSPTLCHLLPVKAPFCCLRLDKGCKHNSYEDAKAYGFKNRLIIVSAETAGNGLYNFIVPLRAYYRPRKELNPIVLLLDNRPDHHFLEAICCFPMVYYMEGSVDNLDSLLQCGIIYADNLVVVDKESTMSAEEDYMADAKTIVNVQTMFRLFPSLSITTELTHPSNMRFMQFRAKDSYSLALSKLEKRERENGSNLAFMFRLPFAAGRVFSISMLDTLLYQSFVKDYMISITRLLLGLDTTPGSGYLCAMKITEEDLWIRTYGRLFQKLCSSSAEIPIGIYRTQCHVFSTSEPHDLRAQVSGPVGLPSSCADGCRVPPELPRPRPGGHGALGNGRVRECVPRMAQPWHSSRRAPGEPGSSGPMCSVHVPLRPPPYWSGPTPCPQPLGVLPRWESHVPTEPRALPSTALSVPALRDGEIEAREGVAFRGKIRTGRAQVGAMGTGPREVEGAALVPPPKANGPGGWRFGAQEEGLGLAPPGPGWRREALRPLGPGVPLPITLPPWPVPDLGERGGLPGHAGNEGALGRTGGHRRRQQQHPRPARGWRGPSRAPAAAAQEPAVGPQAEPQGPQARGEGGGRRVGQPAAAQPVPALRAAGALRAGQEPHEAPGAAHHRLRGCSKFNSQ; this is encoded by the exons AT ggtccaGGTGGAGTTCTACGTCAATGAGAACACCTTCAAGGAGCGGCTCAAGCTGTTCttcatcaaaaaccagagatccA GCCTGAGGATCCGGCTGTTCAACTTCTCCCTCAAGCTGCTCACCTGCTTGCTGTACATCGTGCGCGTGCTGCTGGACGACCCGGCCCTGGGGATTGGATG CTGGGGCTGCCCGAAGCAGAATTACACCTTCAACGGCTCCTCGTCCGAGATCAATTG ggcgcCCATCCTTTGGGTGGAAAGAAAGATGACTCTGTGGGCGATCCAG GTCATCGTGGCCATAATAAGCTTCCTGGAGACGATGCTTCTTATTTACCTCAGCTACAAA GGCAACATCTGGGAGCAGATCTTCCGTGTCTCTTTCATCCTGGAGATGATCAACACGCTACCCTTCATCGTCACG ATATTCTGGGCGCCCCTGAGGAACCTGTTCATCCCCGTGTTCCTGAACTGCTGGCTGGCCAAGCACGCCCTGGAAAACATGATC AATGACTTCCACCGTGCCATCCTGCGCACGCAGTCGGCCATGTTCAACCAGGTCCTCATACTCTTCTGCACCCTGCTGTGCCTGGTGTTCACGGG GACCTGTGGCATCCAGCACCTGGAGCGGGCGGGCGAGAACTTGTCCCTGCTCACGGCTTTCTACTTCTGCATCGTCACCTTCTCCACCGTGGGCTACGGCGACGTGACGCCCAAGATCTGGCCGTCCCAGCTGCTGGTGGTCGTCATGATCTGCGTGGCGCTGGTGGTGCTGCCACTGCAG TTCGAGGAGCTGGTCTACCTGTGGATGGAGCGTCAGAAGTCGGGGGGCAACTACAGCCGCCACCGGGCGCAGACGGAGAAGCACGTGATCTTGTGCGTCAGCTCCCTCAAGATCGACCTCCTCATGGACTTCCTGAACGAGTTTTACGCGCACCCCCGGCTCCAG GACTATTACGTGGTCATCCTGTGTCCTACCGAGATGGACATCCAGGTCCGCAGGGTCCTGCAGATCCCCCTGTGGTCCCAGCGGGTCATCTACCTCCAGGGCTCCGCGCTCAAGGACCAGGACCTCATGCGAGCCAA GATGGACAACGGGGAGGCCTGCTTTATCCTCAGCAGCCGCAACGAAGTGGACCGCACGGCGGCG GACCACCAGACCATCCTGCGTGCCTGGGCCGTGAAGGACTTCGCGCCCAACTGCCCCCTCTACGTCCAGATTCTCAAGCCCGAGAACAAGTTCCACGTCAAGTTTGCAG ACCACGTGGTGTGTGAGGAGGAGTGCAAGTACGCCATGCTGGCCCTCAACTGCATCTGTCCCGCCACGTCCACGCTCATCACGCTGCTGGTGCACACGTCCCGTGGCCA GGAAGGCCAGGAGTCCCCGGAGCAGTGGCAGCGCATGTACGGCCGCTGCTCGGGCAACGAGGTGTACCACGTGCGCATGGGGGACAGCAAGTTCTTCCGCGAGTACGAGGGCAAGAGCTTCACCTACGCCGCCTTCCACGCGCACAAAAA GTACGGCGTGTGCCTCATCGGGCTGAAGCGCGGGGACGACAAGAGCATCCTGCTGAACCCGGGGCCCCGGCACAGCCTGGCGGCCTCGGACACCTGCTTCTACATCAACGTCACCAAGGAGGAGAACTCCGCCTTCATCGtcaagcaggaggagaagcaggagaagaaGGGCTTCTCGGGGCAGGGTCTGTACGACGGGTCCTCCCGCCTGCCCATGCACAGCATCGTGGCCTCCGTGG GGACAGTGGCCATGGACCTCCAGAACACAGAGTGCCTGCCGGCACAGAGTGGCGGGGGCAGCGGGGGCGGCAAGCTCGCGCTGCCCACAGAGAACGGCTCGGGCAGCCGGCGGCCCAGCATCGCACCCGTCCTGGAGCTGGCGGACAGCTCAGCCCTGCTGCCCTGCGACCTGCTGAGTGACCCGTCGGAGGACGAGATGACGCCGTCGGACGATGAGGGGCTGTCTGTGGTGGA GTACGTGAAGGGCTACCCGCCCAACTCGCCCTACATCGGCAGCTCCCCCACCCTGTGCCACCTTCTGCCTGTGAAGGCCCCGTTCTGCTGCCTGCGGCTGGACAAG GGCTGCAAGCACAACAGCTACGAAGACGCCAAGGCCTACGGCTTCAAGAACAGACTGATCATCGTCTCGGCGGAGACGGCGGGCAACGGGCTGTACAACTTCATCGTGCCCCTGCGCGCCTACTACCGACCCCGCAAGGAGCTCAACCCCATCGTGCTGCTGCTGGACAACAG GCCGGACCACCACTTCCTGGAGGCCATCTGCTGCTTCCCCATGGTCTACTACATGGAGGGCTCCGTGGACAA CCTGGACAGCTTGCTGCAGTGCGGCATTATCTACGCGGACAACCTGGTCGTGGTGGACAAGGAGAGCACGATGAGTGCGGAGGAGGACTACATGGCAGACGCCAAGACCATCGTCAACGTGCAGACCATGTTCCG GCTCTTCCCCAGCTTGAGCATCACCACGGAGCTCACCCACCCTTCCAACATGCGGTTCATGCAGTTCCGTGCAAAGGACAGCTACTCTCTGGCTCTTTCCAAGCTGGAAAAG AGGGAACGGGAGAACGGCTCCAACCTGGCCTTCATGTTCCGCCTGCCGTTTGCCGCCGGCCGCGTCTTCAGCATCAGCATGTTGGACACGCTGCTCTACCAG TCCTTCGTGAAGGACTACATGATCTCCATCACCAGGCTGCTGCTGGGCCTCGACACCACGCCAGGCTCTGGCTACCTGTGCGCC ATGAAAATCACGGAGGAGGACCTGTGGATTCGCACATACGGCCGGCTCTTCCAGAAGCTCTGCTCCTCCAGCGCCGAGATTCCCATCGGCATCTACAGGACCCAGTGCCACGTCTTCTCGACCTCGGAG CCCCACGACCTCAGAGCCCAGGTGAGTGGCCCTGTGGGCCTCCCATCAAGCTGTGCTGACGGGTGCAGAGTCCCACCTGAActcccccgccccaggcctgGGGGTCACGGGGCCCTGGGCAATGGCAGGGTCAGGGAGTGTGTCCCTAGGATGGCTCAGCCATGGCACAGCTCCAGGAGGGCCCCTGGGGAACCAGGTTCCTCCGGCCCCATGTGCTCTGTGCACGTCCCGCTGCGGCCCCCTCCCTACTGGTCTGGCCCGACCCCATGCCCCCAGCCTCTTGGGGTGCTGCCCAGGTGGGAGTCCCATGTCCCCACTGAGCCACGGGCACTCCCGTCTACCGCACTGTCCGTCCCCGCTCTCCGAGATGGGGAGATTGAGGCTCGCGAAGGGGTGGCCTTCCGTGGCAAAATCAGAACAGGAAGGGCCCAGGTGGGAGCCATGGGAacagggcccagagaggtggaAGGAGCTGCCCTCGTCCCCCCACCAAAGGCCAACGGACCTGGAGGCTGGCGGTTTGGGGCTCAGGAGGAAGGCTTGGGGCTGGCACCCCCCGGCCCcggctggaggagggaggcactcaggcccctgggccctggggtccccCTCCCCATCACCCTCCCGCCTTGGCCAGTCCCAGATCTCGGTGAGCGTGGAGGACTGCCAGGACACGCAGGAAACGAGGGGGCCCTGGGGCGCACGGGCGGGCaccggcggcggcagcagcagcacccACGGCCGGCACGCGGCTGGCGGGGACCCAGCCGAGCACCCGCTGCTGCGGCGCAAGAGCCTGCAGTGGGCCCGCAAGCTGAGCCGCAAGGGCCCCAAGCCCGCGGGGAAGGCGGCGGCCGCCGAGTGGGCCAGCCAGCAGCGGCTCAGCCTGTACCGGCGCTCCGAGCGGCAGGAGCTCTCCGAGCTGGTCAAGAACCGCATGAAGCACCTGGGGCTGCCCACCACCGGCTACG AGGATGTAGCAAATTTAACAGCCAGTGA